Proteins encoded within one genomic window of Argiope bruennichi chromosome 7, qqArgBrue1.1, whole genome shotgun sequence:
- the LOC129975461 gene encoding uncharacterized protein LOC129975461 — translation MAISETLNQNNLQRGGKSINWIWNTESSRSPDIQRRRRYLIDETSDQWWNDMKTIWDPSDGAATTTNPLSPEEDIYFSGRGGHSSPFSNLQSLPAQMNTTVEAAIMVENPQHSDVDSSLIRELIIEEHHKPSKIELQSVSQRLRDIKENNTAIPEPPIKTENESKTEELREIESEEPVVTRNEGGNSPSFVEYVVPGVEFVEPYVEYVNKHDAFRESESISQQPFVEYVLPSVEYIEPEIEYFTTRMSNSSKNVESFPLDDSSEEEFFGRRGLPLEEVITIDQNRFLAVHNEEKITSETKRAEKQRTIKQSVRHQRIHRRNPGWGIPEVDYPTLEILPVVHFPCEEYASPGYYADVSSRCQMFHICHENGQRSSFLCPIGTVFNQEYLVCDWWYNVDCGNSLNHDITDSYEAFGTSEEKISLPSIAKPKVDSISWNKDNKNHSDKLSLFSAVKMKPEVNNKFQHSKKTAERHPNLSQKAINYPIGYALLLREFVKNSPRFSPNQPEDSKHTENPGTQKLENIKEFPNESKIASDNERILQKNNENLKNKGNTETETKKGRQKQEYYGGSKPFSLSEKRIHERVRTKRIKIRYFPRESQKLSSASNYTSEESEPDPESQVPIQEYNAYAPYIHHYGTKSRINRKNTKEKPVNNKMIIVSDNPINVPDQRNYYNITDEFEIIHLQRSNNKPKNTLIKKYPKHNYSSAASIANYKKELYSDDDDQLDEVDDLHHLENVTEKRNNSSDDHTTEPENRHSTTLAPLHKKRQVNNQTSSAGDIFRVGYPIIDYENFLDAEDP, via the exons ATGGCAATTAGCGAAACATTAAATCAA AATAACTTACAGAGAGGTGGCAAATCTATCAATTGGATATGGAACACTGAGAGTTCCAGAAGTCCAGACATTCAACGACGCAGGAGATACTTGATCGATGAGACATCCGATCAGTGGTGGAATGACATGAAAACCATTTGGGATCCAAGCGATGGTGCGGCAACAACAACAAATCCTTTGTCTCCAGaggaagatatttatttttccggTCGAGGCGGTCACTCTTCTCCTTTTTCAAACTTGCAATCGCTTCCTGCGCAGATGAATACTACTGTTGAAGCAGCTATCATGGTCGAAAATCCGCAGCACAGTGACGTAGACAGCAGTTTAATCCGGGAACTAATAATAGAAGAGCACCACAAACCGTCAAAAATTGAGCTCCAATCAGTTTCCCAACGCTTGAGGGATATCAAGGAAAACAACACAGCCATTCCTGAGCCTCCCATTAAGACAGAGAATGAGTCTAAAACGGAAGAACTGAGAGAAATAGAATCAGAAGAACCAGTCGTGACGAGAAATGAAGGAGGGAATTCCCCATCGTTTGTGGAGTATGTCGTTCCTGGTGTAGAGTTTGTCGAACCTTATGTGGAATACGTAAACAAGCACGATGCCTTTAGGGAATCTGAAAGCATCTCTCAACAGCCATTTGTAGAATATGTCCTACCTTCAGTAGAATATATTGAAccagaaattgaatattttacaacTCGCATGTCAAACAGCTCAAAGAATGTCGAATCTTTTCCTTTGGATGACAGCTCTGAAGAAGAATTCTTTGGAAGAAGAGGTCTACCTCTTGAAGAAGTGATTACCATTGACCAAAATCGATTTCTAGCAGTACATAATGAAGAGAAAATAACTTCAGAGACTAAAAGAGCAGAGAAACAGAGAACAATAAAGCAGAGCGTAAGACACCAAAGAATACACAGGAGGAATCCTGGGTGGGGAATTCCAGAAGTAGACTATCCGACGTTAGAGATCTTGCCTGTAGTGCATTTCCCTTGCGAAGAATATGCTTCTCCTGGGTATTATGCTGATGTTTCTTCAAGGTGTCAA atgttcCATATCTGCCATGAAAATGGCCAAAGATCCTCATTTTTATGTCCTATTGGAACCGTTTTCAACCAAGAATATCTCGTCTGTGATTGGTGGTACAATGTTGATTGTGGAAATTCTTTGAATCATGACATAACAGATTCTTACGAAGCTTTTGGCACGAGTGAGGAAAAAATATCTCTGCCTTCGATTGCAAAACCGAAAGTTGATAGCATCTCTTGGAATAAAGATAACAAAAATCATTCAGACAAACTTTCTTTGTTTTCAGCTGTGAAAATGAAACCAGAAGTTAACAACAAATTTCAACACAGTAAGAAAACAGCTGAAAGACATCCAAATCTCTCCCAAAAGGCAATAAATTATCCTATTGGTTATGCATTACTTTTGCgagaatttgtgaaaaattccCCTCGTTTTTCGCCAAATCAACCGGAAGATTCCAAACACACAGAAAATCCCGGTacacaaaaattagaaaatataaaagagttTCCAAATGAATCGAAAATTGCCAGTGACAATGAGAGAATCcttcagaaaaataatgaaaatttgaaaaacaaaggaAATACAGAAACAGAGACCAAAAAAGGAAGGCAGAAACAGGAATATTACGGTGGTTCGAAGCCCTTTTCTTTATCCGAAAAAAGAATCCATGAAAGGGTGAGAacaaagagaattaaaataagatattttccaAGAGAGTCCCAGAAATTATCATCAGCTTCCAACTATACCTCTGAAGAATCAGAGCCTGATCCAGAGAGTCAGGTTCCTATACAAGAGTACAATGCTTACGCACCTTACATTCATCATTATGGAACAAAAAGTAGAATTAATAGAAAGAACACTAAGGAAAAAccagtaaataataaaatgattattgttAGCGACAATCCAATAAATGTACCAGATCAAAGAAATTACTATAATATAACAGATGAATTCGAAATTATTCATCTTCAACGAAGTAATAATAAACCGAAgaacacattaattaaaaaatatccaaaacataATTATTCCTCAGCTGCAAGCATAGCTAACTATAAGAAAGAACTTTATTCAGACGATGACGATCAATTAGATGAGGTTGATGACTTACATCACTTAGAAAATGtgacagaaaaaagaaataattcgagTGACGATCATACTACGGAGCCTGAAAACAGACACTCAACCACTTTAGCaccattacataaaaaaa